In Helianthus annuus cultivar XRQ/B chromosome 9, HanXRQr2.0-SUNRISE, whole genome shotgun sequence, the following are encoded in one genomic region:
- the LOC110879263 gene encoding senescence-associated carboxylesterase 101, with the protein MRQTMFNSEVELGKFLGSIGVIPEAYQAISETTLAYELHTTPSGNTVLAFSSCSPDYTTRFLNGGFDLVPSKNFQGVDFISTKVNSSFFINEAAVELFQQLGDDLKELENKHINSSLIITGSGLGGYLAILSTLRLHHAIDVEESNGSKKTKRPICITFGSPLIGDKAFKSAIDERPQWKSSFLNVVARKDPIASFFSSETRYKPFGTFLFCVESGGHAAFEDQDSILPVLEAMKSSNDDNSQVYDYTNVLSSIRRKVLYRGVSELGEFNLNPLRAGITLQLKEVDVLSDITNDEIGKMEKKQTDMIKRKSAMSAYDPTKKLNDMKISLTYMEWYMKTRKSEGGYYDSYKNATSTSDIEKQQLMTKHQRILNQYWKKVVEEKDIMPQKEGAKLRKRWLFGGTNYRRIVEPLDIAEHYKKGNTNYIKNRPDHYKLLEKWSDEDKKDSKTSEVTRHKAASLTEDSCFWAHVEEALISLKDLVNGGSTENEEKLKEFESYMMSAINNYSVSQDIFLEGSSLMKWWNGYKAHKGTGYASEFAEYMNNEGYRSYQ; encoded by the exons ATGAGGCAAACTAT GTTTAACAGTGAAGTGGAGCTAGGCAAGTTTCTTGGCAGCATTGGTGTCATTCCAGAAGCTTATCAAGCAATTTCAGAGACTACTTTGGCTTATGAACTTCACACCACTCCTTCTGGAAACACTGTTTTGGCTTTCAGCTCATGTTCCCCTGATTACACAACTCGGTTCCTTAATGGAGGGTTCGATTTAGTTCCATCCAAAAATTTCCAAGGCGTTGACTTCATTTCTACTAAAGTCAACTCGTCATTCTTCATCAACGAGGCTGCTGTTGAGCTGTTTCAGCAGCTCGGTGATGATCTAAAAGAGCTTGAAAATAag CATATTAATAGCTCGTTGATCATCACTGGATCGGGTCTTGGGGGATATCTTGCAATTCTTTCCACTCTGCGGCTGCACCATGCCATAGATGTGGAGGAATCAAATGGTTCTAAGAAAACCAAAAGGCCCATTTGCATAACTTTCGGTTCCCCTCTTATTGGTGATAAAGCTTTCAAAAGTGCCATCGATGAACGCCCACAATGGAAATCTAGTTTTCTAAATGTGGTTGCAAGGAAGGATCCTATTGCTAGTTTTTTCTCATCGGAAACTCGATATAAGCCCTTTGGTACTTTTCTCTTTTGCGTAGAATCAGGTGGTCACGCGGCTTTTGAAGATCAGGATTCGATCCTGCCAGTTTTAGAAGCCATGAAGTCATCGAATGATGATAACTCACAGGTTTATGATTACACAAATGTTTTGAGTTCAATCAGAAGGAAGGTATTGTACCGTGGGGTATCTGAATTAGGCGAATTCAACTTGAATCCGTTGAGGGCGGGAATTACATTGCAGTTGAAGGAAGTTGACGTGTTGAGTGATATAACGAATGATGAAATTGGGAAAATGGAAAAGAAACAAACAGACATGATCAAAAGGAAGAGTGCAATGAGTGCTTATGATCCTACCAAGAAGCTAAACGATATGAAGATAAGTTTGACATATATGGAATGGTACATGAAGACTAGGAAATCGGAAGGGGGATACTATGATAGCTACAAGAATGCGACAAGCACAAGTGACATCGAGAAGCAACAACTAATGACGAAGCATCAACGTATTCTTAACCAGTATTGGAAGAAGGTTGTTGAGGAAAAGGATATCATGCCCCAAAAAGAAGGTGCCAAGTTGCGTAAGCGTTGGCTCTTTGGTGGGACCAACTACAGAAGGATAGTTGAGCCACTCGACATAGCCGAACACTACAAAAAGGGCAATACCAACTATATAAAGAATAGGCCAGACCACTATAAGTTGTTAGAGAAGTGGTCCGATGAAGACAAGAAAGATTCGAAAACAAGTGAAGTAACAAGGCATAAGGCTGCTAGCCTTACCGAGGATTCTTGTTTTTGGGCACATGTGGAGGAGGCATTAATTTCGTTGAAAGACTTAGTGAATGGAGGGTCAACCGAGAATGAGGAGAAGTTGAAGGAATTTGAAAGTTATATGATGAGTGCCATCAACAACTACTCGGTTTCACAGGATATTTTCTTGGAGGGGAGTAGTTTAATGAAGTGGTGGAATGGGTATAAGGCACACAAAGGAACTGGATATGCTTCTGAGTTTGCAGAATACATGAACAATGAGGGCTATAGATCATATCAGTAA
- the LOC118482199 gene encoding uncharacterized protein LOC118482199 isoform X2 yields the protein MSTQQLRGSSVFDVQSIFSHLRSSSRRYKFYFIATTSLSRLIPPFVSPVHKSYLTSWPFDSWFSSLKSSSQIEKAKSCTKCYKIDTSSSKESGVKTELNRTLHIPKITSDDILAIIANVTHIESLIGKRTATICSKNVNFQVMN from the exons ATGAGCACGCAACAATTGAGAg GTTCGTCGGTATTTGATGttcaatcgatcttcagtcatcTTCGATCTTCATCTCGCAG atacAAATTTTATTTCATCGCCACAACGAGCCTCTCAAGACTCATCCCTCCGTTTGTGAGTCCTGTTCACAAATCGTATTTGACTTCTTGGCCATTCGATTCTTGGTTTTCATCTCTCAAATCTTCTTCGCAAATC GAGAAGGCTAAATCTTGTACAAAATGTTACAAAATTGACACTTCCAGTAGCAAAGAAAGCG GAGTCAAAACCGAACTGAATCGCACCTTGCACATCCCTAAAATCACTTCAGATGATATCCTTGCAATTATTGCAAATGTAACTCATATTGAATCATTAATAGGGAAGCGAACTGCAACCA TTTGTTCCAAGAATGTCAACTTTCAGGTAATGAACTAA
- the LOC118482199 gene encoding uncharacterized protein LOC118482199 isoform X1, which translates to MSTQQLRGSSVFDVQSIFSHLRSSSRRYKFYFIATTSLSRLIPPFVSPVHKSYLTSWPFDSWFSSLKSSSQIEKAKSCTKCYKIDTSSSKESGVKTELNRTLHIPKITSDDILAIIANVTHIESLIGKRTATKCQLSGNELKDNKDANHSFTGEILDYVK; encoded by the exons ATGAGCACGCAACAATTGAGAg GTTCGTCGGTATTTGATGttcaatcgatcttcagtcatcTTCGATCTTCATCTCGCAG atacAAATTTTATTTCATCGCCACAACGAGCCTCTCAAGACTCATCCCTCCGTTTGTGAGTCCTGTTCACAAATCGTATTTGACTTCTTGGCCATTCGATTCTTGGTTTTCATCTCTCAAATCTTCTTCGCAAATC GAGAAGGCTAAATCTTGTACAAAATGTTACAAAATTGACACTTCCAGTAGCAAAGAAAGCG GAGTCAAAACCGAACTGAATCGCACCTTGCACATCCCTAAAATCACTTCAGATGATATCCTTGCAATTATTGCAAATGTAACTCATATTGAATCATTAATAGGGAAGCGAACTGCAACCA AATGTCAACTTTCAGGTAATGAACTAAAGGACAATAAGGATGCAAATCATTCCTTTACTGGTGAAATTTTGGACTATGTAAAGTAA